The following nucleotide sequence is from Podospora bellae-mahoneyi strain CBS 112042 chromosome 1 map unlocalized CBS112042p_1, whole genome shotgun sequence.
AACCCCTAAACCCCTTCCTGAGCGCCTTCCTCAAGAGCCCGGTGCTGGCGCAGTGCCtcccgccgcagcagcacaTTCTCTTGGTGCCCCTGGCGGATGTGCTCCTCAACTCGCGAGACGCAGAAACAGGGGCGCCGCTGACGGCGTCGATCGGGTCGGAGGAGTTTCTCGGGAGTCATGTGGTGAGGATACCGCTTTtgaaaggggggaaggatggACAGGGTCagggacagcagcagaatCTAAGGGAGATGAGAGGGAAGCCGAAAATGTACGGGACGGTGAatgggaggagtttggtggtCAAGGACGGGGGGGTTTACACCAACAAGGGGTTTAAAGCGCTGGCTCAGGCCAACTTGCTGCATGAGACGCTTTGGTACCCGGATACGTTGGACCCGAGGCAGTTTTTGATCTATTTTATTAACCGGCCTTTGGTGGGGTCTTGGGAGGAGGTTAGGATTGTGCCGGctgtaccaccaccaccgtcaccgtcaccgtcactggcggaggggggattgcggaaggtgttgttgggtgagggggggacgaagacgacaaggAAGAAGGATATCAAGAGTTTTCATGAGCTGCTGGTTAATTTCCCGAGTATTGCTAAGCAGATGCAGGGGGGGCTGGAGAAGCTTTTTAGGGAGTTTACGATTGTTTTTGAGAGGATAttgccgcctccgccgccgccgtcgggGAAGACAGTACCGGAGGGGGagccggggaagggggtcGGGGTTGCGGGGGAAGAGGGTACGAATGGGAATGCGGCGCCGGAGAATGTGCTgacggaggatgatgaggaggttatGAGGACTTCGTTGGAGACGGCGGTGACGACGGCGATTGATTTGTTTCAGAATGTGGACAAGCAGCAGTTGACGCTCTTGGGGGCGACGACGGACTTGacggggccggtggtggagaggttgatcgAGCGTTATATTGCCGAGAATGTGCACCATTTGCTGTTTCCGAGGATTGCCGGGTTGAGGAGGCAGGATGATTTGGAACTGGAGGCCAAGATAAGGCAGATGAACAATATTGACATCTCGCAGTTGGGGATTGCGATTGATGGGGGGATGAAGGccaagagggaggtggtgagccGGTTGGGGAATGCGGTCGAGGAGTTTAGGAAAATGCCGAATGCGAGTTGTCCgcaggagatgatggagattTTGCTGGCGACGACGAAGGCGGCGACGCAGTTTAGCGAGGGGACGGCGACACAGGGACAGCCGAGGTCGGCGACGGAGAAGCCGGCTATGACGATAAATGCGGATACGCTGGTGTCGCTGTTGCTGTATGTGGTGATCAAGGCGCAGATCAAGCACCTccaggcgaggttggcgtaTATAAGACATTTCGTCTTTATCGATGATGTGGAGAGTGGTGAGATGGGGTATGCGCTTAGCACCTTCGAGGCTGTGTTATCGTATCTCGACCGGGAGTCTGGAGGGCTGAGGAGGGCCAGTCGTAGGAATAAGGCTTTGTGGGATGCTGTTTCGAAGGGGGATATGCCGGAGCTGAGGAAGATCTTGGAACCAACAGAGGATGCGAtcgaagatgaggacgatTACGGGTCTTCACGCTGGCGGAGGCGATCGTCAACTGGTTGGAGCTTCACGAATGGAGCTTCGTCAACAACTCTAGCAGCATCAGACAGGTTCTCGGTCGGATCTGGGCTCGGTCATGTGTTTCCATTTCAAAATGGATCAGCCGAAACTCTggaacaaccaccaccaaaacgcATCAAGAAGGTGTCGATGGACACCAGGAGTATGTCCAGCGGCTCCGAGATTTCGTTTCGGTCGTTGCCCATGAGTATCGGGACGTTCACAAGTGGGATCGAAGGCGATACTTCTATTGAGCGCCTGGTTCAAACACAGGACGCCAAAGGGGAGTCGgttttgatgatggcgatTCAACATGGGCAACCACAGGTGTTGAAATACTTGTTGTCTTTTCGGCAATACTACACGGCACCGGTCATTCTGGAGGACCAGGAC
It contains:
- a CDS encoding uncharacterized protein (EggNog:ENOG503NV1T; COG:S): MQPLNPFLSAFLKSPVLAQCLPPQQHILLVPLADVLLNSRDAETGAPLTASIGSEEFLGSHVVRIPLLKGGKDGQGQGQQQNLREMRGKPKMYGTVNGRSLVVKDGGVYTNKGFKALAQANLLHETLWYPDTLDPRQFLIYFINRPLVGSWEEVRIVPAVPPPPSPSPSLAEGGLRKVLLGEGGTKTTRKKDIKSFHELLVNFPSIAKQMQGGLEKLFREFTIVFERILPPPPPPSGKTVPEGEPGKGVGVAGEEGTNGNAAPENVLTEDDEEVMRTSLETAVTTAIDLFQNVDKQQLTLLGATTDLTGPVVERLIERYIAENVHHLLFPRIAGLRRQDDLELEAKIRQMNNIDISQLGIAIDGGMKAKREVVSRLGNAVEEFRKMPNASCPQEMMEILLATTKAATQFSEGTATQGQPRSATEKPAMTINADTLVSLLLYVVIKAQIKHLQARLAYIRHFVFIDDVESGEMGYALSTFEAVLSYLDRESGGLRRASRRNKALWDAVSKGDMPELRKILEPTEDAIEDEDDYGSSRWRRRSSTGWSFTNGASSTTLAASDRFSVGSGLGHVFPFQNGSAETLEQPPPKRIKKVSMDTRSMSSGSEISFRSLPMSIGTFTSGIEGDTSIERLVQTQDAKGESVLMMAIQHGQPQVLKYLLSFRQYYTAPVILEDQDNEETTLFSAAVQLGNAEVINGLLDYILDSTGDDNKIKEYLARQDTWGRSAAHYLFHAPFLIGRIGRLLPWRQKDKNGQTPLFALCRSYDNPNYYTMVEEGLEIATKCQGDGQPLHIDDHVDQKGNTLLHIVNEPKLALKILQQCDLDVNATNEKRFTALMLASKYGRFDMVRTLFGDPRVDTAARELRGLTAVELAKDDDLRNKIDDLVLFSLSHGSSDSRTTGVVRSFFVEDGTIRFVLKSGAPVDEHSYAVTTCRRSLADFEHLAKLLQMENPASWIPSLADLRSPTQIPSRPSRAVLKDLQIRMDWFLKVLLAHPTFSTHEMLWEFFLVPDLQLDQMAERSKLKADALLEKVHEELEPVQDLREVEQFVDHARDIVRSVHFSTRSVARRANNTGNVVNDLYESSTLLSKALATLPFLPQNYISGFETYVRSLAPSQSSPISQFFSAFLALYSNIEAILKALGRPPQTIAKIIAIRKEVERNYNTLNRSSRWPLGLLDETRQRMNEDREEKARKMEQEAEMLGRELRYTQQTVAGELAGWREMHERLGRRAIRDLARGMVVQERGRLEGVRRALRRVKEGGEGVVRPRMRVGLVDGLLDEGEGSGSGG